Proteins encoded together in one Benincasa hispida cultivar B227 chromosome 1, ASM972705v1, whole genome shotgun sequence window:
- the LOC120072476 gene encoding protein JASON-like encodes MCSQLRRELGFLSWSLVGFLDRSVSRAMGCFFDCFKVRDDRHRPRSHLVSESPCSKYRAPVVARNQLSSLFLSEENEDSPRKDSGSKSFGSPRYTKDLMDEAKFLKACGTIVETPAEIRRPSRKLSNASPETHPDLLRTPVKQLEEGENESGSAERTPSSCTTSEQNTQRVSAYHIEGSETGSVITSVAALNSSDKVMTTCRSKSVHFECDINESPSRSSSGNGREKVKGFDSSGNRSVSKSSPYPTPLQLSGEMQTPGTVFPENLDHGKPRIRSQYVYSVMNSVESAAQLKALKEEESNLEGISREMRESVQELEMMTPMPERNVKANTREKDLMVEASLAAWLKPVSNHDDDSKKFGGADRPIRVGKSAGDRPIIGMVAAHWNEDEPVQISPKEWDGNGIPNSTHKYKEDQKVSWHATPFEERLEKALSEESIVTRKNFQRKPVAFDEEDDTAVSRLQSSIQPSSVVSY; translated from the exons ATGTGCTCGCAGTTGAGGCGTGAATTGGGATTTCTTTCCTGGTCTTTGGTGGGTTTTCTTGATCGATCGGTTTCAAGAGCAATGGGGTGCTTCTTTGATTGCTTCAAAGTCAGAGACGATCGCCATCGACCTCGATCGCACCTTGTTTCTGAATCCCCTTGTTCCAAGTACAGG GCACCTGTGGTAGCTCGAAATCAGTTATCATCTCTCTTCCTGTCTGAAG agaatgaagattccccAAGGAAGGATTCAGGTTCCAAGTCTTTTGGGTCTCCACGATACACCAAGGATTTGATGGATGAG GCCAAATTTCTTAAGGCATGTGGGACTATTGTGGAGACCCCAGCTGAAATTCGGAGACCATCCAGAAAGCTTTCAAATGCATCCCCTGAAACACATCCAGATCTTTTACGTACACCTGTTAAACAGTTGGAAGAGGGGGAAAATGAGTCAGGTTCAGCTGAACGCACACCCAGCAG TTGTACTACCAGTGAACAGAATACTCAAAGAGTCTCTGCTTACCACATTGAAGGCAGTGAGACTGGAAGTGTTATTACTTCAGTAGCTGCTCTTAATAGTTCTGATAAAGTGATGACTACATGCCGGAGTAAATCCGTGCATTTTGAATGTGATATAAACGAATCTCCCAGCCGAAGTTCATCTGGAAACGGAAGAGAAAAAGtaaaaggatttgattcatcgGGTAATAGGAGTGTATCGAAGTCATCACCTTATCCAACTCCTCTACAGCTATCTGGCGAAATGCAAACACCTGGAACTGTTTTTCCAGAAAACTTGGATCATGGGAAACCAAGAATCAGGTCCCAGTACGTTTATTCAGTTATGAACTCGGTTGAGAGTGCTGCTCAATTGAAGGCACTGAAGGAAGAAGAATCTAACCTGGAAGGAATTTcaagagaaatgagagaatcCGTTCAAGAGCTTGAAATGATGACACCTATGCCAGAAAGGAATGTGAAAGCAAATACACGTGAAAAGGACTTGATGGTGGAAGCAAGTTTGGCTGCTTGGTTGAAACCAGTATCTAATCACGATGATGATAgcaagaaatttggaggtgcaGATAGGCCAATTCGTGTTGGAAAAAGTGCAGGGGACAGGCCAATCATAGGGATGGTTGCTGCTCACTGGAACGAGGATGAACCAGTTCAAATCTCACCCAAGGAATGGGATGGGAATGGAATCCCAAATTCCACCCATAAGTACAAGGAG GATCAGAAAGTGAGTTGGCATGCGACACCATTTGAGGAGAGGCTAGAGAAGGCACTATCAGAAGAAAGCATAGTTACAAG GAAGAATTTCCAAAGAAAGCCAGTAGCATTTGATGAGGAAGATGATACAGCAGTTTCACGGTTGCAATCTTCAATCCAGCCAAGTTCAGTGGTATCATATTGA
- the LOC120091412 gene encoding switch-associated protein 70 — translation MASNGAIPRAEDAGNSLEKIKRQLASGSGRNLLQGPLLKRSETLRKWNERWVILDPTTGKMEYKIRRNEATIKGTIIFDANSNITVSPVNFHGLPKYDGCCIYIGTPQKQDYFLCAETPGAARAWVSTLHATQLVLKAHKEAVNSLSGSGSAKLGTVATVVAAANSTAQESSKEIERAMQITLRNTLGIITNKTPDGPMDDLAIMKETLRVKDEELQNLARDLRARDSTINDIAEKLSETAEAAEAAASAAHMMDKQRKIVCAEIQRIKEDSEKQLDASILKLKEYEAKLIDMSRERDQLIKQRDAANQEAHMWRSELAKAREQAVILEGAVVRAEEKVRVSEADAEAKIKDAKQKELAALQEKQELMAYINRLQAQIQRQHIQVFEEKMESCPGNDSSLLTKHVDSSNDNVDKACLSDSRAIPVSGEVNLRPIGDGEWSDIQTTEARIADVREIAAETEGSSLDITVVSQPVSSHHEQDVSSSNQP, via the exons ATGGCCTCCAATGGTGCAATACCG AGAGCGGAAGATGCCGGGAACAGTTTGGAGAAGATCAAGCGGCAGCTGGCCTCTGGTTCTGGTCGGAATTTGTTGCAGGGTCCCCTTCTCAAGCGATCTGAAACA TTGAGGAAATGGAACGAGCGATGGGTAATTTTGGACCCAACAACAGGGAAAATGGAATACAA AATTAGGAGAAATGAGGCAACTATCAAAGGAACTATTATATTTGATGCAAATAGCAATATTACAGTTTCTCCCGTGAATTTCCA tGGGCTACCAAAGTACGATGGTTGCTGTATCT ATATTGGCACACCCCAGAAGCAAGATTACTTCCTCTGTGCAGAGACTCCTGGTGCAGCTAGAGCTTGGGTGTCTACTTTGCA TGCAACCCAGTTGGTTCTTAAAGCCCATAAAGAGGCTGTAAATTCCTTGAGTGGCAGTGGCTCTGCAAAATTGGGAACAGTGGCCACAGTAGTTGCTGCTGCCAATTCAACTGCCCAGGAAAGTTCTAAAGAAATTGAAAGAGCGATGCAGATTACTTTAAGAAATACTCTGGgaattattacaaataaaaCCCCTGATGGCCCAATGGATGATTTAGCGATTATGAAG GAGACACTACGGGTCAAGGATGAGGAACTACAGAATTTGGCTCGTGATCTTCGTGCACGAGATTCAACAATAAATGATATAGCTGAAAAATTATCTGAGACTGCTGAAGCTGCTGAGGCTGCTGCTTCTGCAGCTCATATGATGGATAAACAAAGGAAAATCGTTTGTGCAGAAATTCAACGTATAAAAGAAGATTCTGAGAAGCAACTGGATGCATCCATCTTGAAG CTCAAAGAGTATGAagcaaaattaattgatatgaGTAGAGAAAGAGATCAGTTGATAAAACAAAGAGATGCTGCTAATCAGGAAGCACATATGTGGCGATCTGAGCTTGCAAAAGCTAGAGAGCAGGCTGTGATTCTAGAAGGTGCTGTTGTGAGAGCAGAGGAAAAAGTCAGGGTTTCAGAGGCTGATGCTGAAGCAAAAATAAAGGATGCTAAACAGAAAGAGTTAGCTGCTTTGCAGGAGAAGCAGGAGCTTATGGCATATATAAATAGGTTACAAGCACAAATTCAGAG ACAACATATACAAGTTTTTGAGGAGAAAATGGAGTCTTGTCCAGGTAATGATAGTTCTCTGCTAACAAAGCACGTTGACTCGTCAAATGataatgtggataaagcatgCTTGAGTGACTCTAGAGCAATACCAGTCTCTGGTGAGGTCAACCTACGACCAATTGGAGATGGGGAATGGAGTGATATTCAGACAACAGAAGCAAGAATCGCTGATGTTAGAGAAATTGCTGCAGAAACTGAAGGAAGCAGTTTAGATATTACTGTTGTTAGCCAACCCGTCAGCAGCCATCATGAGCAAGATGTGAGCTCTTCCAATCAGCCTTAA